The DNA sequence ATCGGTGTGAACATCAATCCACCTGATCGCCCTGTCGATCATATCGGCAATCGGCGAAATTCTGACGGTTTGAAGCGTCCACTGGTCCGAGCCATTATGTCCCCGGCTCACCATGGATCGCGCATAGCCGACCGACCGTCCGCCTTCCCTGCGGATCTGGTGGTGGAAATGTCGCGTATTCTCGGCAAACTCAATGAGTCTCCGATCCGGACGAAGTCCTGCAAGGCCGTTCTGAAGCGCTTGCAGTGCTGAGTGAGTCAACGCCCAGATTTCGAAGGTTTCCGCGAGTAACGGTTGTTTGCCCTTTCCGTGAGTTCCCACCCACCACGTCACTTCGCCCATTGGGTGCTCACGCGACAGACGCTCGCCGATCTGGCTTGCAATCTGCCGGCGCGCTTCCACGGCAAGTTGCTCTGCCCTAGCCAAGACTGAACCCGATTCCGTAATAGCTTTGGGTCCAATTCCCCAAACCATAGGCGGCGAGAACGTCCGCATAGCGCGTCCACCCCGTGCCATAGAGCGGATCAAGAACGAATAGTTCTTGGGTGCTGCTTTTATAGCCGCTGATCAGAGCGACGTGGGATCCGCCTCTGGTCCACAGGAAATACACTTCGATCGGTCTCCTGCCGATACCGATCTCCTGTTTTACAGCATCCCATTCGAAATAGTTGCTCCACTGCGTGCATGGAAGCCCACATTTCTGGTAGACGGTGTTAACGTCCGCCGTAACGTCGCACCCCGCGTCGCCCGGGTTCGGACAGCAGTCTTTTCCGAGAGTTGTCGACGCAACTCGGCAGATCGTCTGCGGAAGCGCCGAATATTTGTCGGGGTAACATTTATTCAGCGCCTGTGTAACCATTGCACAGCAGGCCGCCCAGCACAGCTCTGCGTATGGTTTTTGTCCAGGACCCGGTATCTGCTGTACGTATGGGATCGGCAGCTGCACCACATCTCCCGCAGGTATTTGGCTCGGCTCCGTGTCGACTGGAATCATGGTAGCGTCCGCATCGGCGATCTTCAAAGGCATACCAACGCTCCCTCTTTCCCAGCTGGCCTGCCCTAAGGTCCGTTCTGACTGCCAGCGCAGGGACCCGGCAAATTCCCGTCGGCGTGGAACAGCGTAACCGCACAAAGGTTGCTCAGTGTTCCGTTGGCATCGTACTTGAAAGAATAAAGCCCTGGAGCGAGTATCTCCTGGGAAATTGGAGAAGTTGCGGCCTCAAGGGGCGCCCCACCCGGTTTCGGCGCAGCAGCAGCAGCAGCTTTGCCGGCGCCACCTCCGTAGACTGCCGAGACTAACGAAGCCATAGCGCTGATGGTCTCCGAAACTTTGCTGTCGCCACTTCCCTGCAGCGAAGTCAGCATCCAGCCATCTTGGAGGCTCGCCCCCATAGTTACTGTACCTACCAACCCGGGGCTCTCCGTGACTGCCATCGGGTGCTGCAGGTCGGGAAGATAAATCAGCTTAACCACGTATCGGCTGGTCGAAGCCATGAAGGCTGTATCGCTCGCGGCCGACGGCGTCGTCGCCTGGTTCGTGGTCGGCGCTTCCTTTCCCGATTTACTGGTGCTGGTAGTTGACGGCGCTGCACCCGGCTGCGGCATTGCGCTTGCCCGGTGGTGAGTACCGGACGCTCCTGTACCCGGGCCATTTGGCGGAATCGTCGGAGGAGGACCTTGGTCGCCAGACGAAGTTTCTACCTTTGGCGGCTCAGCCGGCAAGAGCGTTACCAAAAGATACGGCTTCGGCAGATAGTATCGCAGACCGGACGCCTGAGCTGTTGCCGTTGTTCCGTTAGCGTTGAGCGCGGATACAGAGACGCGCGCACAACCCCAGACTAGGACCGCGACGGAAGCCGCGGAAAAAGTTAGAAACAGCCACGCGCGCGTGATGATCTTAGCCATCAGCCGTTCTCCTCGGAAGGTCTTCCGCCGTGCAATCGGAGGGGGTGCGGACTTTCCATTGCGCTTTCGATTGCAGGGTTTATACTGTTGTCACGCAGTTAATGCAACACAGACTATTTGTCAAGATTGGCGCTCGCCCGAGAAGCGCGAGCCCTTTCGTAGCTGAGGCACTGAACTGCAACATAACGCCGCATAGACCACGAGTGCAGATGAACCATCAGCTTTAAGCGCTGCGAGAAGGCTCGTTTGCGAGACAGCTGGAATTGTGATATTGCGAGTGTTTTTCCGGCAGCCATCGCCGCCTGCTCGGGGGCTGTTCTTTCTGGCCACAAAGGAGACTTAGGCATATGAGCACTCAGAAGAAGAGGAAGCGAATGCTTATAGTTCCGGCGTCGACGTCGCTGCGCGAAGCAATCGAGACGGCCCAGGCACACAAAGAAGCGAGTTTCGCCGTCGAGCATGTTGGACAAGTTTACGTGATCGAGGCTACGCAAATGTTCGAGCAGGTCGCACAGAGGTTTGGCAGCGACATCAACCCCCAGTTGGACCGCCGCCACTTGCAAGTGCTTAAGAGCCTGCGGAACTCGACGTTACCCGTTCTCGCGGCCTTCGAACAAGAAGGCATTAGACCGTTCCTCGCTTCGGGACCGCGTGAATCAATGAAGGGCGTAATGGCAGCAGGACGGTTCGCGGTCGCAGAACCGTCGGTACGCCGATTTGTGCTCGATCCATCTGACACCGCCAGATTCAGGGATAACCGCTCTATGCTGAACGCTTTTTCATGCGTGTGGGAGT is a window from the Candidatus Binatus sp. genome containing:
- a CDS encoding papain-like cysteine protease family protein encodes the protein MPLKIADADATMIPVDTEPSQIPAGDVVQLPIPYVQQIPGPGQKPYAELCWAACCAMVTQALNKCYPDKYSALPQTICRVASTTLGKDCCPNPGDAGCDVTADVNTVYQKCGLPCTQWSNYFEWDAVKQEIGIGRRPIEVYFLWTRGGSHVALISGYKSSTQELFVLDPLYGTGWTRYADVLAAYGLGNWTQSYYGIGFSLG